In one window of Henckelia pumila isolate YLH828 chromosome 1, ASM3356847v2, whole genome shotgun sequence DNA:
- the LOC140874375 gene encoding uncharacterized protein: MACGAVSIAILSFLASTLVLSSVPQVASSPSPLIDDVCGSTSKEIKEFDTKMCIKTLESEPRIAAAKDLLSISIALLEFAISNVSKRQLSYVQKQLKQTGLKADYKYVLQTCEDAYKGFVSSFQSARGEIPGEPDTATYDIMIGYSDDIDTCRNAITSKKISDAEIWKGIHFANLIGQVSFNTVGRLPVDGV; this comes from the coding sequence atGGCTTGTGGGGCTGTTTCAATAGCTATCTTGAGCTTTCTGGCGTCGACCCTCGTACTTTCGTCGGTtccccaagttgcttcttctcCGTCGCCGCTTATAGACGATGTGTGCGGAAGTACTAGCAAGGAGATCAAAGAATTTGACACAAAGATGTGCATCAAAACTCTCGAATCTGAACCTCGTATTGCAGCAGCAAAAGATCTGCTAAGTATTTCGATCGCTTTACTCGAGTTCGCCATCTCCAACGTAAGCAAGAGACAGCTGTCTTACGTGCAAAAGCAGCTGAAGCAGACCGGATTAAAAGCAGATTACAAATACGTATTGCAAACGTGTGAAGATGCATATAAAGGTTTTGTTTCGTCATTCCAAAGTGCTCGGGGTGAAATTCCAGGAGAACCCGACACAGCAACATATGACATTATGATTGGGTATTCAGATGATATAGACACATGTCGAAATGCAATTACTTCCAAGAAAATTTCAGATGCTGAGATTTGGAAAGGGATTCACTTCGCCAATTTAATTGGACAAGTCTCATTCAATACCGTCGGCCGTCTTCCTGTGGATGGTGTATGA